In the genome of Streptomyces sp. NBC_00190, one region contains:
- a CDS encoding tryptophan 7-halogenase gives MNSSTAEHFDLIVVGGGPSGSTLATLVAMRGHRVLLLEKESFPRYQIGESLLPATVHGVCKLLGVTEELEAANFTKKLGGTFRWGSNPEPWTFAFAISPKLAGPTSFAYQVERMKFDKILIDNARRKGVDVREESAVTDVVKDGERVTGLHYRDADGTTHEVTATIVADASGNLSNIHKHTGGKRVYSEFFQNVALFGYFEGGKRLPEPRSGNILSAAFDDGWFWYIPLSDTLTSVGAVIARDRADIIQGDPEKALLTLVDRCPEIRDMLSDATRVTEGPYGEIRVRKDYSYSNTTFWSPGLVLVGDAACFVDPVFSSGVHLATYSGLLAARSINSVLAGDVDEERSFAEFEKRYRREYGLFYEFLVGFYDLHHDENSYFWQAKKITNTGSTDVEAFVELVGGAASGEAALTGNRLTNAAEQLAQAVDSAGRDVATGLDRPAPFFRSEIVGEVMQESARVQARAALGHELTDEDPLFSGGLVPSGDGMSWEIPAS, from the coding sequence GTGAACTCATCGACTGCCGAACACTTCGACCTCATCGTGGTCGGCGGCGGCCCGTCCGGATCGACCCTCGCCACCCTCGTGGCGATGCGCGGACACCGTGTGCTGCTGCTGGAAAAGGAGAGTTTCCCCCGCTACCAGATCGGGGAATCGCTGCTTCCGGCGACGGTGCACGGTGTCTGCAAACTCCTGGGCGTCACCGAAGAACTGGAGGCCGCCAACTTCACCAAGAAGCTGGGCGGCACCTTCCGCTGGGGCTCGAACCCCGAGCCGTGGACCTTCGCCTTCGCCATCTCACCGAAGCTCGCCGGCCCGACCTCGTTCGCGTACCAGGTCGAACGAATGAAGTTCGACAAGATCCTCATCGACAACGCCCGTCGCAAGGGGGTGGACGTACGTGAGGAGTCCGCCGTCACCGACGTCGTCAAGGACGGCGAGCGGGTCACCGGCCTGCACTACCGGGATGCTGATGGCACGACACACGAGGTGACCGCCACGATCGTGGCGGACGCCTCCGGCAACCTCAGCAACATCCACAAGCACACCGGCGGCAAGCGCGTCTATTCGGAGTTCTTCCAGAACGTCGCCCTGTTCGGCTATTTCGAGGGTGGCAAGCGTCTGCCCGAACCGCGGAGCGGCAACATCCTGTCGGCCGCGTTCGACGACGGCTGGTTCTGGTACATCCCGCTCAGCGACACGCTGACCAGCGTCGGCGCGGTCATCGCACGCGACCGGGCCGACATCATCCAGGGCGATCCGGAGAAGGCGCTGCTCACGCTGGTCGACCGATGCCCGGAGATCCGGGACATGCTGTCCGACGCAACCCGGGTCACTGAAGGGCCGTACGGCGAGATCCGGGTACGCAAGGACTACTCGTACTCCAACACCACCTTCTGGAGCCCCGGCCTGGTCCTGGTCGGGGACGCCGCCTGCTTCGTCGACCCGGTGTTCTCCTCGGGCGTCCACCTCGCCACGTACAGCGGCCTGCTCGCCGCCCGCTCCATCAACAGCGTGCTCGCCGGAGACGTGGACGAGGAGCGCAGCTTCGCCGAGTTCGAGAAGCGCTACCGTCGCGAGTACGGGCTCTTCTACGAGTTCCTGGTCGGCTTCTACGACCTGCACCACGACGAGAATTCGTACTTCTGGCAGGCCAAGAAGATCACCAACACCGGTAGCACCGACGTCGAGGCCTTCGTGGAACTGGTGGGTGGGGCGGCCTCCGGTGAGGCCGCGCTGACCGGCAACAGGCTCACCAATGCCGCCGAGCAGCTCGCGCAGGCCGTGGACTCGGCGGGCAGGGACGTCGCCACCGGCCTGGACCGCCCGGCCCCGTTCTTCCGGTCGGAGATCGTCGGCGAGGTCATGCAGGAGAGCGCCCGCGTGCAGGCCCGTGCGGCACTCGGACACGAGCTGACGGACGAGGACCCGCTCTTCAGCGGTGGTCTGGTGCCGTCCGGGGACGGCATGTCCTGGGAGATCCCCGCTAGCTGA
- a CDS encoding cytochrome P450, which yields MPVQEVPSLLKLFTPDLAADPYPFYRELRENHPVHYDKWMRSWVILGYEEISSLSKDDRLSGARIESFHESLPADARAELKPLKDALADMMVFHEPPRHTRLRHLIRPGLTPRFIREMRPVIEGLTDELLDKVVDQGRMDVIHDFSEPLTRGVIGRLAGVPQHAEHLLGNWQGLLLEFFAQSRKEIPRVTQLRAAFDEGASARRDGTGTDFFTQMIAEQLQQGDFTEDEVFANFLLLIDAGQATTTHLIGNAVLALLRQPDQLELLRSQPELATKAAHELLRYDSSVQFTTRVALVDLEVRGHRIAAGESVTLVLGSGNHDPLKYENPDRVDITRGSADHLSFGHGIHYCLGASLAVAEVEIALSRLLARTRDLRLAEPGPTWQDSINFRFLKNLSVTFAPATAASSRT from the coding sequence ATGCCCGTGCAAGAGGTGCCGAGCCTGCTGAAATTGTTCACCCCGGATCTGGCCGCCGACCCGTACCCGTTCTATCGCGAGCTCCGTGAAAATCACCCGGTCCACTATGACAAGTGGATGCGCAGCTGGGTGATCCTCGGCTACGAGGAGATCAGCTCACTGTCCAAGGACGACCGGCTCTCGGGCGCCCGGATCGAGAGCTTCCACGAGTCGTTGCCGGCTGACGCGCGCGCTGAACTGAAACCGCTCAAGGACGCCTTGGCGGACATGATGGTCTTCCACGAACCGCCCCGCCACACACGACTGCGGCATCTGATACGGCCGGGCCTGACGCCCCGCTTCATCCGCGAGATGCGCCCGGTCATCGAGGGACTCACCGATGAACTTCTGGACAAGGTCGTCGATCAGGGACGGATGGACGTCATCCACGATTTCTCCGAGCCGCTCACCCGGGGCGTGATCGGACGACTGGCCGGAGTTCCCCAGCACGCCGAACACCTGCTGGGCAACTGGCAGGGCCTGCTGCTGGAGTTCTTCGCCCAGTCCCGCAAGGAGATCCCGCGTGTCACCCAGCTGCGTGCCGCTTTCGACGAGGGGGCGTCGGCCCGCCGCGACGGGACCGGCACCGACTTCTTCACGCAGATGATCGCCGAACAGCTCCAGCAGGGCGACTTCACCGAGGACGAGGTCTTCGCGAACTTCCTGCTGCTCATCGATGCCGGACAGGCCACCACCACCCACCTCATCGGCAACGCGGTCCTGGCCCTGCTCCGCCAGCCGGACCAACTGGAACTGCTGCGTTCGCAGCCGGAGCTGGCCACGAAGGCCGCCCACGAACTGCTGCGCTACGACAGCTCCGTGCAGTTCACCACCCGGGTCGCACTCGTAGACCTCGAAGTGCGGGGGCACAGGATCGCGGCAGGCGAATCGGTGACCCTGGTGCTCGGCTCAGGCAACCACGACCCCCTGAAGTACGAGAACCCCGACCGGGTCGACATCACCCGTGGCTCCGCCGACCACCTCTCCTTCGGGCACGGCATCCACTACTGCCTGGGGGCCTCGCTGGCGGTGGCGGAGGTCGAGATCGCGCTGAGCCGGCTCCTCGCGCGCACCAGGGACCTCCGCCTCGCGGAACCCGGCCCCACCTGGCAGGACAGCATCAATTTCCGCTTCCTGAAGAACCTTTCGGTGACCTTCGCGCCGGCCACCGCCGCATCAAGCCGTACCTGA